gaattttatatattagattaggtacaaagttattattatttgcaaaaaacGGTGAAAAATATCATTATGAGGCGACACCCACTGACACTaagttgtacatcaaccatgccaaataaaaaagattagGTATATCGATAGAGATTTGTCTTTCAATTAGtagaaagtaaatattaaaataaaacaatgtagcACAAAGTTTTGCGAAATAAATCAGTTATACAGATGATATAAAATGTGTTCCGCGGCTTGCAGGCCACGCGCGCGCTGTTCGCGGGGCTGTACCCGTGCTGGTGCCACAGCCCCGTGTCGCTGCTGGCGCTGTGTCTGCTCACACACAACTACGCGCACTGCAACCAACTCATCTCCTCCTTGTATCCTTTTGTTACCCGGCCACACAGACAACGCTCAATCTGTCGGATAAGGATAGCCTAACATGtacaacaatacaattatgatcctttttacaaaatatataaacaagcTGTGCCCGCTATTTCGTTGGTCGTCTACATAGAACtgtaaatacagtttttttttgtatgttttgtggATATTATTACCTActacctatttaattaaattatgttaaaaggCTAAATCCTTAATCCGACCCTTAAAAAATAGTCCTAGCTTCAGCTATGCTGGCAGTTTTCCaggaaagattttatttttattaatagatacaCTTATACATTAAAAAGTTTAGTTTTCTAAAATGTAGCTGggcaatttaattttttttttacaaatataattttcacatatcaaatgtttttaagcTCGCTGAAGTCGACATTTCCTAACTGGGTACTCTATGATGAAACGTCAAAACAATCGCAGGGGTCATTTCAAtcgggcctgcgggtggcagggagggcaccctgacactcgatcagccagcaggccaagaacgagacgggcgcgtcgtcctgcgcgtttttatgaggagtgaggggtgggctttttacacccatcccttgagaaggagtccaaaggactagagccagccagagtcgcgcagagtatgcgcgagcgatcccgtgactctggctaaagcagtagaaggggcccggggtgtttttagtcggtggaagtccgacatatccccacgccgccgtgccctcgacgtgggttgaagacactAGCGTTTCACCCCAGAAAAAAAAGGGGTCATTTCAAGTCCAAACAATGATAGATTTATTTCTATTGGCACATCTTCCCCGGTGAAGGATGCCGTATGATATAAGGCTATGaaagtagttaaaaaaactatttttgctgtatccacatcagatttttatcgatttttttcACTGCATATGCGGTTAAACTAAGTCTTTCGGACAAAGTTCCAATTGGGGCAACCTGAAACAGAACTCCTTATATTGAACAACTTTTCCTAAGGCCAAtatgcatatttatatttttaccagTAGACCAGACCTGACGAAATatacagaaaattataaaaatatgttcttgGCCTCTGTTACTTGTATGAGGAGTAGTCTTCTAGGAGTATTTTTCCCATTTACTTCCAATGTACATAACTGTctttctttacaattttattactagTAGTATAATTATACCCATTTAAAATGGTTCCTAGTGCAGCTTTATGTGTAGGCATAATAATGATTACTTCCTGAACAGCGAACAGTGGAGATTTGGAGATCACTGTAGACTTCCTAACGGAAGTAGACAAGCTGGTGCAGCTCATTGAGTCACCCATTTTTGCCTGTGAGTATCATACAAGTCTTGTGACCTGAGTCACACGCATGTTTAATGCCTTACATGATCTTTCTATATTACAAATGTACCTATTTCCAAAATTTGACTAGAAAAGCAATATAATATGACTATAcaatacattgtaaataatgtgCGGAGCTCGTTACATCTGCACAAGTTCATCGATCACGGGTTAAGTTACTCTCGATACGGTCATTCTATGATATTATGACTGTCGAATATCGTTATGGTTATGTCCACCTATGTCATTACGAGTTCCTCACCTGCGAGTCGTGCACGTTCCGTTGTAAGTCCAAgcgtttatttatacattaagtaACAGGGTTGAGAAGCTTTAGTTTTTCGAATTTCTGaacatttttatagttctaCGATAAAAACTTGCTGAACCAAGTTGTAGTTGTTTTTGATCAGGCAAATAGTTTAAGAGGTATATCGTAAAACAGACTGACACTTGACAGAGATACTTTTCCAATTTTAATACTAGTATGTTGTAATGTGTGTCATGTACGGCTCATGGGCCCAACGTTAGATAGCGTTGCAGGTCGATTCGCAGGTAATTCCAACTAAATGCGTTCATCCGTGGTATCTTGCGCCTTTGGTCAACGTTCAACACAGCAGTTTGCTTGCTGTTTTGAACATTGGTGTAAGATGCGAGTACCTTTGACACCGAGTTGAATAATCTCCTGCAtcgattttaatgtttaatatttttcccttttACATATACGTAATGTACGAAACGTATGACCGTGTGTAATGTTGAGAAGCGGCGCTTGGCTGTCGGCTGTAACGGTGTGTTCCGCGCGCAGACCTGCGGCTGGAGCTGCTGTGCGGCGCGCAggcggcggcgctgcgcggcGCGCTGTACGGCGTGCTGATGCTGCTGCCGCAGTCCGACGCCTTCCACGCGCTGCGCCGCCGGCTGCAGTGCGCGcccgccgcccccgccgcgcccacGTGCGTGTCTCAGGCTACACCCAGCGTTACCCCAGGCGCGCTTCAGATGTCAGCCCGGTAACGATGACTTATTTCCAGGTCGATCGCGGGGAAGGCAGACGACGTGGAGCCGGCGATTGACTTCGACAAACTACTGGAAGAGTTCCAGCGCGTGCAAGCGGCGCACCGCGAGTACAAGATGGTAGACCGGAGTCGCGGCAAGCTGCTCGACAAGGGATACTCATAGCCCGCCATCATTGTTGCAACTAACGTGATATCTTAGATCTTATGGCATACGATGGAAGTAATCTCGACATTTACCAGTACCTACGAGATAACTGAGATGTTTTAGCCTATTTTGTCGTATGAATACGTAGCTTCGTAACTTGacttaaaaatacgtttaatgTGAAgctaattttatcaatttacttggttagattgttgcttttttatatttttaatggattgTATATCTAAAGTCGTTTCTAGTGTCTATTTTATATTACGAACATAAAAAGTATGTTTTCAAGTCGCAATAGAACTTTGCATTCACCAGCAAAAcaccttttataattttatgccaAAACGTCACGTATGCTTTTCGGGGTGACTCAGTCTGTAACGATAAATATGTACATTCTATCATATACCTCAAAATCCGTTAAGGCGTTCAGAAAAATGAGTCATTGTTCAGAATCACAATATTACGAGAACTAATACCCCGTCCCCgtctcagctcatgattaaggactacggttgggtccgaaactagtcgggcactcccgataaatacgcgtgagtaaaccgttgcatgcatcattcaataaaaaacgaatGTAGTTCGCGATGCTTGACCTGGCAAGGTAATAATTTGTCCAAGCTGATGTGGTTAATTAGACAGGCGcagtgttatttaaattacgtttacCTTCATGTGACTATGTATTTGTATACTGGCTAGAGCATGTGAAAATGTTGCACTTggaaatgttttgaattatatATAAGGTATATGATGAGACAGAACAATATTACAACTTGTAAGCATATACATTATACAAGTTATTTGAAGTTATACCGAATTACCCATAGTAACTGTtgttttgtgaatatttgttattaatagaCATTCCAGTATTTatacacaatttaataaaaccaaatattttttcataaagtgttataattatttagtaacaattttcgttatattatttaatttacgaataaactattatatctTTACAAATGTGTAATCCTTATGACTAAGtgatgatatttattttgttcggtGAACACAACAAggaagatatttataaattacttgattttgacgtgacaacgtcttaaattaggttgcggctgggagtcacttatgaaaaagtgtaacgcccggtaacgttacgatgagtcaccgaacgagagagaggcccgccgaatgccttgcgtctctctcccactcaactatgatcggtctgccgcgcgcgcagcactagagaattaggcgcattgaatcggcgcttacatgtacaatgttttagtaaacaaaatatatttctatagttaaaatttgtgcaattcttattttcattcaattccttgttcctattgtgcaatttaattatattcatatcaataaatattctaccgagaaaaagacgttgtcacgtaaaatcttcgcccgtaaaaccgactttacaggcaaccattttttatttcgtatgaTGCACAACAATGTAAATCTTTGTCTGTGTCGCACGGTAGACTACCCTGTTTACGAAACAGCCAGCATTAAACTAACTTCCTGAGCGAACAGCTGTGGTTTGTAAACAATGTAGTGTGATTACAAAATAGAGTGAATCTTAAGGTCCACagtctaatttaaataattgaccTTCAGTTTATTGGCTATCAAATGGCTTACACGAAGGGCAATTCAAGAAGTAAGTAATGGCGCTGTTTAAGAAACCAGCTTGGCTGTTAATCGGACTTAATCTCtgataatctaatatataaaaggTTGCAGTGTCAAATACCTCTATTATAGTACCAGCTCCCGAGACAGAAACTGAAAGGGGTGCGATGTAGAGAGAGTTGAATAATATCTAGCaccatatatatatatttaatattattatgttccttATAAATAGGAATACTAGAAATTGATTTGATGTCCATTATCTTGAAAATGAATGCGGCGTTAAACCCAACGATATGCTAAATTAAAATGGAATGTGTCAGTGTGAAACTCAGATTCTACAACAATATTACTGAAGGGAAAAATgagatcaaaacattttttacttccTAAATTCGATGGTTTTAGGGTTTTGTACCCAAAAAGCAAAAGCGGATCCCTATTAATGAGCCACTGCTGTTTGTCCGcccatcaccaggctgtatctcatgaaccgatGTCCTATCCGATGAGGTTTGGTATTATCTGTTTTGGTAGTCAATagtgttgatttatttttcgttcTACATTATTAAAGAATGCGCGTCGATTAGCAGTACAGTCCAAGTGAGTGAGCAGTGCGGCTAGGGCTGCAGCGAGTGCGTGAGGTCCGCCAGCTTGGTGAGCAGCGCGGCGTTGCCGGCCAGCGCGGCGGCCAGCCCGTCCTGCGCGGCCAATAGCGCGCGTACTCCGGCGCCGCTCGCGCCCACTACGCCCTTCTTGTTGACGTTACTACGTGACGCTTCGTTTACCTTTGTTGTTTCCTCGATCTCCGTACTCACTTTTGACGCATTTAGCTGTAAAGCATTTAAAGATGATTATCTGAATGTGACCCTATGCTAATTTGTATAGCTTTGCGGTCGGGCCCCcacctgcgcgtgcgcatcgtTGATATGCTCCCGCACGGAGTGCTCCGCCTCCTGCACGCGCGCCGCCAGCGTTAGCAACTTCAGCTCTGCACCCGACACGTCCTTGTCCAAGATCTGCGTCTGCAGGTACACCGTCTGAGCCACTTTGTACCTAACATGCAATGTATTTATGAGGTACAATCATCTTTAAGAAAAGAAACCATAGAGGAATTATTATGTGTAAAAGTTAGACAGCTCTGGAATGTTATGACTAACCAGTCTGCAATCGCGTCCGCTCGAGCGCGAGCCAGCGGGGAGGCCTTCTGCAGCAGCGAGCGGGCGCGGCGGCCCGTCTCGGCCACGGTGATGCGCTCCAGCACGTGGAACTGCTCGTCGTTGTAGGTGAGCGAGCGCGTGGCGCGGTCCCGCACCAGGTGCTGCCACGAGTCGCGCAGCCGCTCCACCAGCGTCCTGGCCTTCACGTGCAGGCGCAGCTGGCTGGGGCAGGGCGCCTGCGCCGCGTCGAACTCGGCCCGCAGCGAGGGCTGCGCGTGGCGCGCCaccagcgcggcggcggcggcgcgcagcGAGCCCGCGTCCTGCGCCAggcgctgcgcgcgcgccgcccaggcctcggcgggcgcgcgcgcggcggcggcggccaggtccagcgcgcgcgcggccgccagcgccagctgcgcgtgcgcgtgcAGCGCGTCGGCGCGCGCCGCCACCCGCGCCAGTCGCGCGCCCAGCAGCGCCCCCCAGCGCGCCACGCACGCGCCGCACAGCACGGACGCGGCGCACAGCGCCTCCACGCGCCGCTTCAGGACGTGCCCCACGCTGCACGCCGTCTGCCCGAATCGAACGCTACGTTAAATCTGCTCGGGACGACATTTTCGCGGCGAACGAGTCGACTCACCTTGGCCTGGCTGGCATCGTTCTCTACGGACACTATGTTGGGGAACACGGGAAACTTTGGTATCTCAGGCTCCGGCGCCATGCTCacgttgttgttgtttttgttgaacAGCATCAGCGGCTCCTCGGCTGTTGTCTCAGGGTAGTCTTTACCTGAACATAATATATCATTGGTGTCAGTacatattatgaatataataaatattcggAACATTTTAAACGGTTTCGAAACATTTTTCTGAGTGCCCCTGTCTTAAAATCGGCGGTTAGTTTTATAGtttgctataataatatttgataccGTAATATAGAACCGACATATTCATGATAAGCTTGCATTAAAGCATGGACACCAGCAAGTCTCATCTAGTTCTATACCTAAAAAAGTAGCTTGTCTGCGTTTCATTTATCTTCGTATTTAAGTGTTATATCTATCTCGATTTTTGTCACCgggttattatattaataagcaAAACTGATTACCTACCTGTGGTGTTTTCATTGATTTCATTGAGCATAAGTTTGTCCTTGTAGAGCAATATCTGTGACTCGGCAACCACACTGGTTTGCTCACAAATGTAAGTTTGCAGGTGTTCGTACTTTTCGTCTGGCTTTAGGAAAACCTGCAATTAATAAAGGTATACTGTATATAAGGCTGCGGTTTTACCGGGGCCGCCGTTGGTGGCTGACTACATGACTACGACACTCTGTTCCTTTTGTTCAATTTACTAAGGcgcgcaataaaaaaaattaagtattggAACAGCGTCTGCGATCTTTTGCCATTTCGATCCATTAGTCGATTCTGTTAAGGGGTAACTGACTGACTGCGACTGGTAGCCGTACGACCAGGACTTGGAGGATTCTTATAAAAGCCCTTTTTGGAAACCATCAATCACATCATAATTATCGTTAAGTGAGCGATGCGCGGTAAtcgttacaataaaatattctatgtaAGCTCGCGCGTTCAACGGTGTTTATAGGAGCGTGTTACGAAAACAGTGTCTACCATTTAAAAACGGTCTGAAAGAGAATTACTCAATATAGGAATAAACGccaattattgtttaaaacaatagcaGCAGTTTGTCGGAATTATTTCACGAGAGAATCTGAGTCGGCGTAACGAGTCTTGCGCAAACTCAGTCGTCGGGATCATGCTATTTCGAACGGCTAGCGACCGCCTAAACTAGTCGTGTATATTAATAATCACAAATGAGTTGTTGTAATAACCAATCACATCTTAAAGTATagattcaaaatgttttgttgcaaCAATAATCATGTTTGAAGAACATTTGGTAATTTTGGAAAAGAGAGAATTTAATGACAAATAATAAGTCTATgaaaaatttttaatttagcctCACCTTTATGCTGGCAGctttatttacatgaaaaacATGTACAGCTGTTGTAGATGTAGTAACTTGTACTTCTGAAAAAAATCGTTCAAAAGTCCAAATCCTGTGAGGGTCCACCTCTAGCAGTCCAGCCAGGAGTGGAGTGACTAGTTTGCGAAGCCCAACACTTAGCTGACAGTGGGGCGGCAGATCTCGCGCCCAGTCAATGGGGCCATTGTCAGTCGTTTGTGTGCCCTGTGGTATGCAAATCACTCAATTTATATACTTGCATTGATCAAAAACTAGAAAATACTGTTCATAATtcatattgtaatattatttttgaaagaaagaaatgCTTATTTGTGGGAAAGTTGGATAAAATGAGGggttacaaatataattttagcacAGCACATTTCACCATTCTGGTATGCAAAAAACAGTAAATGcttataaaactaattttaataacatgcagtaatttaaatactatgCTTAGTTTATGCATGGCAGGAGAGAAAAATAGCCAATACAAGGGGTTCTAAAGGACTACAATTCATAAAAAGTCTCTGATCTAGTAGTCTCATTCTATGTAGTGGAAAGATTTAAGTACtttatctgagggcacggcagtgccccctgccaagtctcgagcaaaacgggcacggccgtaccatcttttctcgaagcgattcgcggctgtttcgcccccccctgtatcttcgacgtggacaaagctaggagtttagcttttcggggaataatagtaggcattagaacaagcttaagttcgaaattacatgccaattgaattaatggtttaggagttacggtcgatcaaagttacaccattttgtcactcactgactcactgactcactgacagatcatcaaaaatctaaggtacttctagcagacttagaaacttcaaattttgcaccaagataggtccttagccacatataaaggaaaaattataaaaacattaaaaaataatatgccatagaaaacaattttatatttgcggtttggcaagaacattatgtatggattttgactgcattgttaactttgttcgttgtttaagtacctattcaattggatgaatacatacatagaatagaaaagaataatataaatgtaatacacagactatcattaatacaaattaatacataaaattcataattcattaaattaataaagctaaaactccattgtattgcgataaatattgtatgcgcgctcgatagatggcgttgtacgtgtctgaatcgcgctatggtttcgttacaaagcgcagtctaagtagtacttcagaataattcgataattttcatttgatagcgccacctgtctatgaaaaaccatttcgaaactaaaaaatattgtagtgataattgatattcggagaactttacgtgttatttagtttagtttagctatagtttgtaagttagtagatatatat
This genomic stretch from Trichoplusia ni isolate ovarian cell line Hi5 chromosome 25, tn1, whole genome shotgun sequence harbors:
- the LOC113505335 gene encoding serine/threonine-protein kinase TBK1, translated to MSFLRGSENYVWCTTSVLGKGATGAVFQGVNKNNGEPVAVKTFNQLSHMRPHDVQMREFEVLKKVKHENIVKLLAIEEEQEGRGKVIVMELCTGGSLFNILDDPENTYGLQEHEFLLVLEHLTAGMKHLRDNNLVHRDLKPGNIMKYINEDGTTTYKLTDFGAARELQEEEQFVSLYGTEEYLHPDMYERAVLRKPVGKSFGATVDLWSIGVTLYHVATGQLPFRPYGGRKNKETMFYITTKKASGVISGTQTTDNGPIDWARDLPPHCQLSVGLRKLVTPLLAGLLEVDPHRIWTFERFFSEVQVTTSTTAVHVFHVNKAASIKVFLKPDEKYEHLQTYICEQTSVVAESQILLYKDKLMLNEINENTTGKDYPETTAEEPLMLFNKNNNNVSMAPEPEIPKFPVFPNIVSVENDASQAKTACSVGHVLKRRVEALCAASVLCGACVARWGALLGARLARVAARADALHAHAQLALAAARALDLAAAAARAPAEAWAARAQRLAQDAGSLRAAAAALVARHAQPSLRAEFDAAQAPCPSQLRLHVKARTLVERLRDSWQHLVRDRATRSLTYNDEQFHVLERITVAETGRRARSLLQKASPLARARADAIADWYKVAQTVYLQTQILDKDVSGAELKLLTLAARVQEAEHSVREHINDAHAQLNASKVSTEIEETTKVNEASRSNVNKKGVVGASGAGVRALLAAQDGLAAALAGNAALLTKLADLTHSLQP